The following proteins are co-located in the Microbacterium immunditiarum genome:
- a CDS encoding transglutaminase family protein, with protein MKRLRIEHQTGFSYQGDVSASYNEARMLPGSTDSQFVLSSALEIEPSTSVNQYVDYFGTRVASFDVLSAHSSLTITARSLVEVRPRPIEHVELTWDDLFEASSRSMETVEQLTQTNRTKPHEEVAVLARSIAAEHHHPGRAAHAIAVAVGDAVEYMHGITGVHSTARDAWEARKGVCQDIAHITIGALREVGIPARYVSGYLHPRPNAEVGVAVSGESHAWVEWFAGEWQGFDPTNNIEIGDRHVLIGRGRDYNDVPPLRGVYAGPFKSHLHVKVTITREA; from the coding sequence ATGAAGCGCCTCCGCATCGAGCACCAGACCGGCTTCAGCTACCAGGGCGACGTCTCCGCGTCGTACAACGAGGCGCGGATGCTGCCCGGTTCGACCGACAGCCAGTTCGTGCTGAGCTCGGCGCTCGAGATCGAGCCGTCGACGTCGGTTAACCAGTACGTCGACTATTTCGGCACGCGCGTCGCGTCGTTCGACGTGCTGTCTGCGCACTCGTCGCTCACGATCACGGCGCGCTCGCTCGTCGAGGTCCGCCCGCGCCCCATCGAACATGTCGAGCTGACGTGGGACGACCTCTTCGAGGCGTCGTCGCGCTCGATGGAGACCGTCGAGCAGCTCACGCAGACGAATCGCACGAAGCCGCACGAGGAGGTCGCCGTGCTCGCGCGCTCGATCGCCGCCGAGCACCACCACCCGGGTCGTGCCGCGCATGCGATCGCGGTCGCCGTCGGCGACGCCGTCGAGTACATGCACGGCATCACGGGCGTGCACTCCACGGCGCGCGATGCGTGGGAGGCCCGCAAGGGAGTGTGTCAGGACATCGCGCACATCACGATCGGCGCGCTGCGAGAGGTCGGCATCCCGGCCCGGTACGTCTCGGGCTACCTGCACCCGCGCCCGAACGCCGAGGTCGGGGTCGCGGTCAGCGGCGAGTCGCACGCGTGGGTCGAGTGGTTCGCGGGTGAGTGGCAGGGCTTCGATCCCACGAACAACATCGAGATCGGCGACCGGCACGTGCTCATCGGGCGCGGGCGCGACTACAACGATGTGCCGCCGCTGCGGGGCGTTTACGCGGGACCGTTCAAGTCGCACCTGCACGTGAAGGTGACGATCACCCGCGAGGCGTGA
- a CDS encoding MGH1-like glycoside hydrolase domain-containing protein, with product MARFDDVLSRLRSAEPAFGVAFVAEGGPLEVRWRQATAELASCIRPVGDPGSDPILIEGGAYDGAWIESTGTISTDVLGRFAPEVVRATHLRFAAEQREDGLIPYKVIDEGPGFSQIQIVTPLARSVWNHYLLSGRADREYLETMYAAMSRMDAWLATYRDTRGTGGVEAFCTFDTGHDASPRFWFAPDRCFRGEASLWDPDAPLVPYVAPDLTANVACQRAYLALIAEELGHDPSPWRARAESTLAALWEQCWHADDEMFYDRDRNGELVRVASDVLLRVLACDVGDDDFFDRMLRKHLFDTRRFLSPHGFTSLAMDDPRFDHDFTRNSWGGPANFLAQLRAPAAFEHHRRAGELALASQGVLAALAVADRFPQTLDPWSGEAGYTQAYSPALLWFLDAVERWFGILPLPDGGVRVAALAPTRLDHGAAARAVGYRRVVGDSVWELAGDDEGALLFIDGAQVLELARGERATLTAAGEVVARETLRSVPPRF from the coding sequence GTGGCCCGGTTCGATGACGTCCTCTCGCGCCTGCGCTCGGCGGAACCGGCGTTCGGCGTCGCGTTCGTCGCGGAGGGCGGGCCGCTCGAGGTGCGCTGGCGTCAGGCGACGGCAGAGCTCGCGTCCTGCATCCGGCCCGTCGGCGACCCGGGCTCCGATCCGATCCTCATCGAGGGCGGTGCGTACGACGGCGCGTGGATCGAGAGCACGGGCACGATCAGCACCGACGTGCTCGGCCGCTTCGCCCCCGAGGTCGTGCGCGCGACCCACCTGCGGTTCGCTGCGGAGCAGCGTGAGGACGGGCTCATCCCCTACAAGGTGATCGACGAGGGTCCCGGCTTCAGTCAGATCCAGATCGTCACGCCGCTCGCCCGGAGCGTGTGGAACCACTACCTGCTCTCGGGCCGCGCCGACCGGGAGTACCTCGAGACGATGTACGCGGCCATGAGCCGCATGGACGCGTGGCTCGCGACGTACCGCGACACGCGTGGGACGGGTGGGGTCGAGGCGTTCTGCACGTTCGACACCGGGCACGACGCCTCGCCGCGGTTCTGGTTCGCGCCCGATCGCTGCTTCCGCGGCGAGGCGTCGCTGTGGGACCCCGACGCCCCGCTCGTGCCGTACGTGGCGCCGGACCTCACCGCGAACGTCGCGTGCCAGCGCGCGTACCTCGCGCTGATCGCGGAAGAGCTCGGGCACGATCCCTCGCCCTGGCGGGCGCGTGCCGAGTCCACGCTCGCCGCGCTGTGGGAGCAGTGCTGGCACGCCGACGACGAGATGTTCTACGACCGCGATCGCAACGGCGAGCTCGTGCGCGTGGCATCCGATGTCCTGTTGCGCGTCCTTGCGTGCGACGTGGGCGACGACGACTTCTTCGACCGGATGCTCCGCAAGCACCTGTTCGACACGCGACGCTTCCTGTCGCCGCACGGCTTCACGTCCCTCGCGATGGACGACCCTCGGTTCGACCACGACTTCACGCGGAACTCGTGGGGCGGTCCGGCGAACTTCCTCGCGCAGCTGCGGGCTCCCGCGGCATTCGAGCACCACCGTCGCGCGGGTGAGCTCGCGCTGGCGTCGCAGGGCGTGCTGGCGGCGCTGGCGGTCGCCGACCGCTTTCCGCAGACGCTCGACCCGTGGTCGGGCGAGGCCGGATACACCCAGGCATACTCGCCCGCGCTGCTGTGGTTCCTCGACGCAGTGGAGCGGTGGTTCGGGATTCTTCCGCTGCCCGACGGTGGTGTGCGCGTCGCGGCGCTCGCGCCCACGCGGCTGGACCACGGTGCCGCCGCGCGTGCGGTGGGGTACCGCCGGGTCGTCGGCGATTCGGTGTGGGAGCTCGCGGGCGATGACGAGGGGGCGTTGCTGTTCATCGACGGCGCGCAGGTGCTCGAACTCGCCCGCGGCGAGAGGGCGACGCTCACGGCCGCTGGTGAGGTCGTCGCGCGCGAGACGCTGAGGAGCGTCCCGCCGCGATTCTGA
- a CDS encoding ABC transporter substrate-binding protein, translated as MTRSARSIAGKATLGAVLVGALALTGCAGGTAPEEPAGEAWDPNAEEIELEIAWWGNEERQALFQEVIDAFEEEYPKISVTGNSYGSPDDLFNRLATDFGGGATTAPDVFALGGAKPQEYGANGLLLQLDAGDQISELANSDLYPDFSVTNAIVDEKLYGLPTGGNATAAFINTEIFEQAGVEVPGDDWTWDDLVEAANAIGSAGLTTDSGAPIMGIDLRVQDIIGTYAGQETEFGMYDWDGNVAVDAEVIASFYEIEQEMLDGGGLPDPSVISTNWNLPSDQQPYALGQAGITFGYSNLVNGPYGLDGATQVLLPPTNTDKTGVALLPSAFWSVNAATEHPEASALLMDWFLSPNAADLIKDTRGVPFRQDTADAVIPLLEGNAAVAAEYVAKTLESGEVAPPQPNGGANMNSYTQTYEAEVLFGRMSAQEAGEKWVEALTADIEAAR; from the coding sequence ATGACGCGTTCAGCACGTTCCATCGCGGGGAAGGCGACGCTCGGCGCCGTCCTCGTCGGGGCGCTGGCCCTCACCGGATGCGCCGGTGGCACCGCCCCCGAAGAACCGGCCGGCGAGGCATGGGACCCCAACGCCGAAGAGATCGAGCTCGAGATCGCCTGGTGGGGAAACGAGGAGCGCCAGGCGCTCTTCCAGGAGGTGATCGACGCCTTCGAGGAGGAGTACCCCAAGATCTCGGTCACGGGCAACTCGTACGGCTCGCCCGATGATCTCTTCAACCGCCTCGCGACCGACTTCGGCGGCGGCGCGACCACCGCTCCCGACGTCTTCGCCCTCGGCGGCGCCAAGCCGCAGGAGTACGGCGCGAACGGCCTGCTGCTGCAGCTCGACGCGGGCGATCAGATCTCCGAGCTCGCGAACTCCGACCTGTACCCCGACTTCTCTGTCACGAACGCGATCGTCGACGAGAAGCTCTACGGCCTGCCCACGGGTGGCAACGCGACCGCCGCGTTCATCAACACCGAGATCTTCGAGCAGGCCGGCGTCGAGGTGCCCGGCGACGACTGGACGTGGGATGACCTCGTCGAGGCCGCGAACGCCATCGGCTCGGCGGGTCTGACGACCGACAGCGGCGCCCCCATCATGGGCATCGATCTGCGCGTGCAGGACATCATCGGCACGTACGCCGGTCAGGAGACCGAGTTCGGCATGTACGACTGGGACGGAAACGTCGCGGTCGACGCCGAGGTCATCGCCAGCTTCTACGAGATCGAGCAGGAGATGCTCGACGGCGGCGGCCTGCCCGACCCGTCTGTCATCTCGACGAACTGGAACCTCCCGAGCGACCAGCAGCCCTACGCGCTCGGCCAGGCGGGCATCACGTTCGGCTACTCGAACCTCGTGAACGGCCCCTACGGCCTTGACGGCGCCACGCAGGTGCTGCTGCCGCCGACGAACACCGACAAGACGGGCGTGGCCCTGCTGCCGTCGGCGTTCTGGTCGGTCAACGCCGCGACCGAGCACCCTGAGGCCTCCGCGCTGCTGATGGACTGGTTCCTGAGCCCGAACGCCGCCGACCTCATCAAGGACACGCGTGGCGTGCCGTTCCGTCAGGACACGGCCGACGCCGTGATCCCGCTGCTCGAGGGCAACGCCGCGGTCGCCGCGGAGTACGTCGCCAAGACGCTCGAGTCGGGCGAGGTCGCGCCGCCTCAGCCGAACGGCGGCGCCAACATGAACTCGTACACGCAGACCTACGAGGCCGAGGTGCTCTTCGGGCGCATGTCGGCTCAGGAGGCCGGCGAGAAGTGGGTGGAGGCCCTCACGGCCGACATCGAGGCCGCGCGCTGA
- a CDS encoding substrate-binding domain-containing protein, protein MVRRTGLTTIADVAARAGVSPATVSRVMNDRFAGEPAVAERVTTAARELGYSPSPLGRALALGTTHAIAFVVPDLGNPMFQAVLSGLSKTAARDGYRVLVADSAESPSDEPLLAAEIRRRTDAIVLCAPRMAGDRLATLAASLQPLVVINRPDLVLSAPSLAIDYESGVQRIAQHLYDLGHRHIVYVAGTEKSVSNRFRIKGLDAFADSHRGVRIDRVDGGVTSADGIAAAPHVLRTGATAAIAINDLVAIGLMHALTEQGVSIPGDISVTGMDDIPFAQFSSPPLTTASVPHVELGVEAWRRMAALLRNEAPGYDMVFQPRVEVRGSTAPPHTA, encoded by the coding sequence GTGGTACGACGCACGGGTCTGACGACGATCGCGGACGTCGCCGCTCGCGCCGGCGTGTCGCCCGCGACCGTGTCGCGCGTCATGAACGACCGCTTCGCCGGCGAGCCGGCGGTCGCGGAGCGCGTCACGACCGCCGCGCGCGAGCTCGGCTACTCCCCCAGCCCCCTGGGCCGCGCGCTCGCGCTCGGCACGACCCACGCGATCGCGTTCGTCGTGCCCGACCTGGGGAACCCGATGTTCCAGGCCGTGCTCTCGGGCCTGAGCAAGACCGCCGCGCGCGACGGCTACCGAGTGCTGGTCGCCGACTCGGCGGAGTCCCCCAGCGACGAGCCGCTGCTCGCGGCCGAGATCCGGCGCCGCACCGACGCGATCGTGCTGTGCGCGCCGCGCATGGCCGGCGATCGCCTCGCGACGCTCGCCGCGAGCCTTCAGCCGCTCGTCGTGATCAACCGCCCCGACCTCGTGCTGTCGGCGCCGTCGCTCGCAATCGACTACGAATCCGGCGTGCAGCGCATCGCCCAGCACCTCTACGACCTCGGGCACCGGCACATCGTGTACGTCGCCGGCACCGAGAAGAGCGTCTCGAACCGCTTCCGCATCAAGGGCCTCGACGCCTTCGCCGATTCCCACCGCGGCGTGCGGATCGACCGCGTCGACGGCGGGGTCACGTCGGCCGACGGCATCGCCGCCGCCCCGCATGTGCTGCGCACGGGGGCGACCGCGGCGATCGCGATCAACGACCTCGTGGCGATCGGCCTCATGCACGCGCTGACCGAGCAGGGTGTGTCGATCCCCGGCGACATCTCGGTCACCGGCATGGACGACATCCCGTTCGCGCAGTTCTCGTCGCCGCCGCTGACGACGGCATCCGTCCCCCACGTCGAGCTGGGCGTCGAGGCCTGGCGGCGCATGGCGGCTCTCCTGCGGAACGAGGCGCCCGGCTACGACATGGTCTTCCAGCCGCGCGTCGAGGTACGCGGTTCGACCGCTCCTCCACACACCGCGTGA
- a CDS encoding carbohydrate ABC transporter permease has translation MSSLGELRTIALNARRGGARPDPKKAYPDNKAGYLFLLPWFAGLLLLGIGPMAASLYLSLTDYNVLHPPFINPPDFVWFENYIEMFQDPKFWNAFRVTVEYVLVSVPLQLAFALALALLLDRGMRGLAFYRSAFYLPSLLGGSVAVAILWRQVFAKDGIFNGFLGWFGFTDLPGWIGHPDFALWTIIVLHIWTFGSPMVIFLAGLRQIPDMYYEAAEMDGAGRLRRFFSITIPLLTPIIFFNLVLQIIFAFQTFTQAYVVSGGTGGPADSTMFYTLFLYRTGWINYDMGTASAMAWFLLIVIGVFTAFNFWFSKFWVFYDD, from the coding sequence ATGAGCAGTCTGGGCGAGCTGCGCACGATCGCGCTGAATGCCCGACGAGGCGGAGCCAGGCCCGACCCGAAGAAGGCCTACCCCGACAACAAGGCGGGGTACCTGTTCCTGCTGCCCTGGTTCGCGGGACTGCTGCTTCTCGGGATCGGCCCGATGGCCGCGTCGTTGTACCTGTCGCTGACCGACTACAACGTGCTGCATCCGCCGTTCATCAACCCACCCGACTTCGTGTGGTTCGAGAACTACATCGAGATGTTCCAGGATCCGAAGTTCTGGAACGCATTCCGCGTGACCGTCGAGTACGTGCTCGTCTCGGTGCCTCTGCAGCTCGCGTTCGCGCTCGCCCTCGCGCTGCTGCTCGATCGCGGAATGCGGGGCCTCGCGTTCTACCGCTCCGCGTTCTACCTGCCGAGCCTCCTCGGCGGCTCGGTGGCCGTCGCGATCCTCTGGCGTCAGGTCTTCGCGAAGGACGGCATCTTCAACGGGTTCCTCGGGTGGTTCGGGTTCACCGACCTGCCGGGATGGATCGGGCATCCGGATTTCGCGCTGTGGACGATCATCGTGCTCCACATCTGGACCTTCGGATCGCCCATGGTGATCTTCCTCGCGGGGCTCCGGCAGATCCCCGACATGTACTACGAGGCCGCCGAGATGGACGGCGCGGGTCGCCTGCGGCGGTTCTTCTCGATCACGATCCCGCTGCTGACCCCGATCATCTTCTTCAACCTCGTGCTGCAGATCATCTTCGCGTTCCAGACGTTCACGCAGGCGTACGTGGTCTCGGGCGGAACGGGCGGACCCGCCGACTCGACGATGTTCTACACGCTGTTCCTCTACCGCACGGGCTGGATCAACTACGACATGGGTACCGCGAGCGCGATGGCGTGGTTCCTGCTGATCGTGATCGGCGTGTTCACGGCGTTCAATTTCTGGTTCTCGAAGTTCTGGGTGTTCTATGACGACTGA
- a CDS encoding carbohydrate ABC transporter permease, producing the protein MTTEAAPALATELITTGTAEGRRRRPRRATLKSAVKHILLIGVSLLMLYPLIWLVVSSLKPNDEIFRDLSIFTTDLTLENYISGWNDLQAPFGLYLANSMVISVGAIIGNLISCSLAAYAFARLRFRGRNLWFAVMLLGIMLPFQVVLIPQFVIFQQLGWLNTFLPLIVPKFLATDAFFIFLMVQFIRALPTEIFEAAKIDGAGHLRMFGQITLPLMIPALATTAIFTFIWTWGDFFGPLIYLREPGMFPAQVALKGFIDAQEASNFGAMFAMSVASLLPLFIVFLVGQRFLLRGFATTGIK; encoded by the coding sequence ATGACGACTGAAGCCGCGCCCGCACTGGCGACCGAACTCATCACGACCGGCACGGCCGAGGGCCGACGACGCCGTCCCCGTCGCGCGACGCTCAAGTCCGCGGTGAAGCACATCCTGCTCATCGGGGTCTCGCTGCTGATGCTGTATCCGCTGATCTGGCTCGTCGTGTCCAGCCTCAAGCCGAACGACGAGATCTTCCGCGACCTCAGCATCTTCACGACCGACCTGACGCTCGAGAACTACATCAGCGGGTGGAACGACCTGCAGGCGCCGTTCGGCCTGTACCTCGCCAACTCGATGGTGATCTCGGTCGGGGCGATCATCGGCAACCTGATCTCGTGCTCGCTCGCGGCGTACGCGTTCGCGCGACTGCGGTTCCGCGGCCGCAATCTCTGGTTCGCGGTCATGCTGCTCGGCATCATGCTGCCGTTCCAGGTGGTGCTGATCCCGCAGTTCGTGATCTTCCAGCAGCTCGGCTGGCTCAACACGTTCCTGCCGCTCATCGTGCCGAAGTTCCTCGCGACGGACGCGTTCTTCATCTTCCTGATGGTCCAGTTCATCCGCGCGCTCCCGACCGAGATCTTCGAGGCCGCCAAGATCGACGGCGCCGGGCACCTGCGCATGTTCGGCCAGATCACGCTGCCGCTGATGATCCCGGCGCTCGCGACGACCGCGATCTTCACGTTCATCTGGACGTGGGGCGACTTCTTCGGGCCGCTCATCTACCTGCGTGAGCCGGGCATGTTCCCTGCGCAGGTGGCGCTCAAGGGCTTCATCGACGCGCAGGAGGCCTCGAACTTCGGGGCGATGTTCGCGATGTCGGTCGCCTCGCTCCTGCCCCTGTTCATCGTCTTCCTCGTCGGCCAGCGATTCCTGCTGCGCGGGTTCGCGACGACGGGGATCAAATGA
- a CDS encoding Gfo/Idh/MocA family protein, whose product MTTRIRYALVGTGSRAQMYLDAITGAHSDVAELVAWGDTNPGRLDWYEERLTAAGAPAPARFAPDGLGAAIAEHDIDRVIVTSPDFTHAGFVVAALEAGADAIVEKPLTTSEAGVRQIAEAAERTGRSVTVTFNYRYSPRNSALKEVIASGAIGPVTSVHFEWVLDTAHGADYFRRWHRDKANSGGLLIHKASHHFDLVNWWIADAPTRVFASGGLRFYGSENAAARGLGERPARGSDDSPLRDAFSLDLRDDPTLKGLYYDQESHDGYLRDRDVFDPGITIEDNLALVVDYAHGATMSYALNAHAPWEGYTVAVNGTAGRAELTVVERGAVLLDADGKVAVDPSARPDEVAHEDARPVSERLVVQRHFEQAREVGIPEGTGGHGGGDAVLLREVFVGRTEDPLGRAASWLDGVRSMAVGLAGNRSLETGQPVRTADLDLGPAAAALESESR is encoded by the coding sequence ATGACCACCCGCATCCGCTATGCCCTCGTCGGCACGGGGTCGCGCGCGCAGATGTACCTCGACGCAATCACCGGCGCGCACTCCGACGTCGCCGAGCTCGTCGCGTGGGGCGACACGAATCCCGGCCGCCTCGACTGGTACGAGGAGCGCCTCACGGCCGCCGGTGCGCCCGCCCCCGCGCGCTTCGCGCCCGACGGGCTCGGTGCGGCGATCGCCGAGCACGACATCGACCGCGTGATCGTCACGTCGCCCGACTTCACGCACGCGGGCTTCGTGGTCGCGGCGCTCGAGGCCGGCGCCGACGCGATCGTCGAGAAGCCGCTCACGACGAGCGAGGCGGGCGTACGGCAGATCGCCGAGGCCGCCGAGCGCACCGGGCGGTCGGTCACGGTGACGTTCAACTACCGCTACTCGCCGCGCAACAGCGCCCTGAAGGAGGTCATCGCGTCCGGCGCGATCGGCCCCGTGACCTCGGTCCACTTCGAGTGGGTGCTCGACACGGCGCACGGGGCCGACTACTTCCGCCGCTGGCACCGAGACAAGGCGAACTCGGGCGGCCTGCTCATCCACAAAGCGAGCCACCACTTCGACCTGGTCAACTGGTGGATCGCGGATGCCCCGACTCGCGTCTTCGCGAGCGGCGGGCTGCGCTTCTACGGTTCCGAGAACGCCGCCGCGCGCGGTCTCGGCGAGCGGCCTGCACGGGGATCCGACGACTCCCCGTTGCGTGACGCGTTCAGCCTCGATCTGCGCGACGACCCGACGCTCAAGGGCCTGTACTACGACCAGGAGTCGCACGACGGCTACCTGCGCGACCGCGACGTGTTCGACCCGGGCATCACGATCGAAGACAACCTCGCGCTCGTGGTCGACTACGCACACGGCGCGACGATGTCGTATGCGCTCAACGCGCACGCGCCGTGGGAGGGCTACACGGTCGCGGTCAACGGCACCGCGGGCCGCGCCGAGCTGACCGTCGTCGAGCGGGGCGCCGTGCTCCTCGACGCCGATGGCAAGGTCGCCGTCGACCCGAGCGCACGTCCCGACGAGGTCGCGCACGAGGACGCGCGGCCGGTGTCGGAGCGCCTCGTCGTCCAGCGCCACTTCGAGCAGGCGCGCGAGGTCGGGATCCCCGAGGGCACGGGCGGCCATGGCGGCGGCGACGCGGTGCTGCTGCGCGAGGTGTTCGTCGGCCGCACCGAGGATCCGCTCGGCCGCGCCGCGTCGTGGCTCGACGGCGTGCGCTCGATGGCGGTGGGACTCGCCGGCAACCGGTCGCTCGAGACGGGGCAGCCCGTCCGCACGGCGGACCTCGACCTCGGCCCCGCCGCCGCCGCGCTCGAGAGCGAGAGCCGATGA
- a CDS encoding NAD-dependent epimerase/dehydratase family protein, with amino-acid sequence MSRILVTGGAGRLGRSVVAVLADAGHDVVSVDRVEVPGLRAVQVVHELTDASAAAALFQEHRPEAVVHLAGIAVPFSAPDEVTFRTNTSLAVAVIAGAREAGVGAVLISSSPTVIGYGAPAGWTPSALPIDETHPVAPWNAYAAAKVAIEELVQAAVRADTPLRLGLFRPCYVVSPEEWEGAPTQQGHTIADRLDDPSLAAVSLFNYVDARDAGEFVLAWLARADAAPNGSVFFVGAQDSLVREPVGPALAKHVPETAGLATALGPSDPVFSSAKAERLLGWRARRSWRTELVTPPEAHARKAAPVTGETVA; translated from the coding sequence ATGAGCCGCATCCTGGTCACCGGAGGCGCCGGCCGGCTCGGCCGCAGCGTCGTCGCGGTGCTCGCCGATGCGGGGCATGACGTCGTGTCGGTCGATCGCGTCGAGGTGCCCGGGCTTCGGGCGGTGCAGGTCGTGCACGAGCTGACGGATGCCTCGGCCGCCGCCGCCCTGTTCCAGGAGCACCGCCCCGAAGCCGTCGTGCACCTCGCGGGCATCGCGGTTCCGTTCAGTGCTCCCGACGAGGTGACGTTCCGCACGAACACATCGCTCGCGGTCGCCGTGATCGCGGGTGCCCGCGAAGCGGGCGTCGGAGCAGTGCTCATCTCGAGCAGCCCGACCGTGATCGGCTACGGCGCGCCCGCGGGGTGGACGCCTTCCGCGCTGCCGATCGACGAGACGCACCCTGTCGCGCCCTGGAACGCATACGCGGCGGCGAAGGTCGCGATCGAAGAGCTCGTGCAGGCGGCCGTCCGCGCGGACACGCCGCTGCGGCTGGGCCTGTTCCGCCCGTGTTACGTCGTCTCGCCCGAGGAATGGGAGGGAGCGCCCACCCAGCAGGGCCACACGATCGCCGACCGCCTCGACGATCCGTCGCTCGCGGCGGTGTCGCTGTTCAACTACGTCGACGCGCGCGACGCGGGTGAGTTCGTGCTCGCGTGGCTCGCGCGGGCCGACGCCGCGCCGAACGGATCGGTGTTCTTCGTCGGCGCCCAGGACTCGCTCGTGCGCGAGCCGGTGGGCCCCGCCCTCGCGAAGCACGTGCCCGAGACGGCCGGCCTCGCGACGGCCCTCGGACCGAGCGACCCCGTGTTCTCGAGCGCGAAGGCCGAGCGACTGCTCGGGTGGCGCGCTCGCCGCTCGTGGCGCACCGAGCTCGTGACCCCACCCGAGGCCCACGCGCGCAAGGCCGCCCCCGTGACAGGAGAGACCGTTGCCTGA
- a CDS encoding 5-dehydro-4-deoxyglucarate dehydratase codes for MPDKTFAEGVLFFPVTPFDASDRPDLDVLATHVSSGVDAGAAGVFAACGTGEFHALSVGEYRDVVAASVAAVGGRVPVYTGAGGPLGHAREVAKAAADAGADGLLVMPPYLVQGPQHGLVAYVEAIAAATDLPLVVYHRANMQLSEATADRIVTLPSVVGIKDGVGDIALIQRFVLAAARAGRDLEFFNGLLTAELSQGAYRAIGVPRYSSAAFAMAPDIAMAFFDAYRDGDDERQRMLLDGFYVPLVRLRDETPGFAVSLIKAGLRLGGVDVGSVRPPLADPTSEQEERLRALLEHGRELIAR; via the coding sequence TTGCCTGACAAGACCTTCGCCGAGGGCGTGCTGTTCTTCCCCGTGACGCCGTTCGACGCATCCGATCGCCCCGACCTCGACGTGCTGGCGACGCACGTGTCGTCCGGCGTCGATGCGGGAGCCGCCGGTGTCTTCGCCGCGTGCGGTACAGGCGAGTTCCACGCGCTGTCGGTCGGCGAGTACCGCGACGTCGTGGCGGCGTCGGTCGCCGCGGTCGGCGGGCGCGTGCCGGTCTACACCGGTGCAGGCGGACCCCTCGGCCACGCGCGCGAGGTCGCGAAGGCTGCGGCGGATGCGGGGGCCGACGGCCTGCTCGTCATGCCGCCGTACCTCGTGCAGGGGCCGCAGCACGGACTTGTCGCGTACGTCGAGGCGATCGCGGCGGCGACCGACCTGCCGCTCGTGGTCTACCACCGCGCGAACATGCAGCTGTCCGAGGCGACCGCCGATCGGATCGTGACCCTTCCGTCGGTCGTCGGCATCAAGGACGGCGTCGGCGACATCGCGCTCATTCAGCGGTTCGTGCTCGCCGCGGCGCGGGCCGGCCGCGACCTGGAGTTCTTCAACGGGCTCCTCACCGCCGAGCTCAGCCAGGGCGCCTACCGCGCGATCGGCGTGCCGCGCTACTCGTCGGCGGCGTTCGCGATGGCGCCCGACATCGCGATGGCGTTCTTCGACGCATACCGCGACGGCGACGACGAGCGGCAGCGGATGCTCCTCGACGGGTTCTACGTGCCGCTCGTGCGCCTGCGCGATGAGACCCCCGGCTTCGCGGTGTCGCTCATCAAAGCGGGGCTGCGCCTCGGGGGCGTCGACGTCGGGTCCGTGCGTCCGCCGCTCGCCGACCCGACGTCCGAGCAGGAGGAGCGCCTGCGGGCCCTCCTCGAGCATGGCCGGGAGCTCATCGCGCGATGA